One Cryptomeria japonica chromosome 9, Sugi_1.0, whole genome shotgun sequence genomic window carries:
- the LOC131071863 gene encoding major strawberry allergen Fra a 1.06: MVAGSFSIEIESPVEAKRLWKAILDTHNLLPKQAPGLISGITLVQGDGGVGTIRHVNFTAANKDFSSVKEKVDLIDEANMVYCFSHVEGGLLGKKVASISYKVKFIPKVGGGSITTYTCDFDSLPGVPHDEAKIEEIKADTTGLFKQVEEYLIANPTLYC, encoded by the exons ATGGTGGCAGGAAGTTTCAGTATTGAAATAGAGTCTCCAGTGGAGGCAAAAAGGCTGTGGAAAGCAATTCTGGACACCCACAACTTATTGCCAAAGCAAGCACCAGGCCTCATATCGGGAATCACACTTGTTCAAGGTGATGGAGGAGTTGGTACCATTCGACATGTTAATTTCACTGCTG CCAACAAGGACTTTAGCTCTGTAAAAGAGAAAGTGGACTTAATTGATGAGGCCAATATGGTTTATTGTTTCAGCCATGTGGAAGGAGGGCTGTTGGGGAAAAAAGTTGCCTCGATAAGTTACAAGGTTAAATTCATCCCCAAAGTAGGGGGTGGATCCATTACGACCTATACCTGCGACTTTGACAGCCTCCCTGGTGTTCCCCATGATGAAGCCAAAATTGAGGAGATCAAGGCCGACACCACTGGTCTGTTCAAGCAGGTGGAAGAATATCTGATTGCCAATCCCACTTTATACTGCTAA